In Pantoea cypripedii, the DNA window GCCGCCGGTTCACCGGAATTACGTGCTTTTCCCCACACGCACTGGCGACGTATCAGCGCCAGTGTGCAACGTTCGCTGGGCAGCAAGGTGATGGGTTATGGCGATCCCTGTGGCTACCCGCCGCTGCGCCAGGCAGTGGCGGACTATCTGGCGCTGTCGCGTGGCCTGCGCTGTGAGGCCGGGCAGGTGATGATTCTGACCAGCTCACAACAGGCGTTACAGCTGCTGGCGCTGATGTTTCTGGATAGCGGCGATGACGTCTGGCTGGAGGAACCGGGTTACCCTGGCGCACGCAATGCCTTTCTCGCTGCCGGTGCGCACTGCCGGGCAATGCCGCTGGATGCGGAGGGCGCGCAGCCCCTCGCTGGCCGCGCAAAACTGGTTTACCTCACCCCTTCACACCATTATCCCACCGGTACGCCCATGAGCCTTGCCCGGCGCTTACAGTGGCTGGCGTGGGCGCGCCAGCAGGATAGCTGGCTGATTGAGGATGATTACGATAGCGAGTTTCACTATGGTGAACGCCCGCTGCCTGCGATGCAGGGGCTGGAAGCGGAGAGTCGGGTCATTAGCCTCGGCACCTTCTCCAAAACGCTGTTCCCCTCGCTCCGTCTGGCCTGGATGGTGGTGCCCCCGGCGCTGGTGGAGGCACTGGGCCGCGCGCGCAGCGTGCTGGATGGGCACAGCGCGCTGTTGCCACAGGCGATTACCGCCGAATTTATTCAGCAAGGGCATTTTGCCAGCCATCTGCGCCTGATGCGCCAGCTGTATCACAGCCGTCGTGATGTGCTGCTGCAACAGCTACACACCCGTTGCGCCGACTGGCTGACGCCGCTCCCGGCAGCAGGCGGCCTGCAACTGACGGTGAAGTTATGGCAGGACAATGAAGCGGGGCTGACTGATAAGGGGCGAGCGATAGGCCTGCAACTGCCGCGTCTGTCGCCGCTGTACGCGGGGGAGACGCGGCAGCCTGGCTGGATACTGGGTTTCGCCGCGCTGACGCCCGGCGAAATTGTTGCTGCCTGCGATAAGCTGGTTATGCTGCTGTCGCGTGACGGGCAAAGCGCCAGGTAACCACCATGCCGAGCGCCGCACAGCAGGCTCCCGCGACATACACCGAGCCATAAC includes these proteins:
- a CDS encoding PLP-dependent aminotransferase family protein; amino-acid sequence: MTSSPLLTLFSHQSQGGLRERLCGTLRQAIASGHLRFGQKVPSSRQLALDLSLSRVTVEAAYAQLESEGYLQRQSGRGTFVAIAMPLRAQPGKQHDALSFSSRGRQVLATGGCQDPPFPHAFAAGSPELRAFPHTHWRRISASVQRSLGSKVMGYGDPCGYPPLRQAVADYLALSRGLRCEAGQVMILTSSQQALQLLALMFLDSGDDVWLEEPGYPGARNAFLAAGAHCRAMPLDAEGAQPLAGRAKLVYLTPSHHYPTGTPMSLARRLQWLAWARQQDSWLIEDDYDSEFHYGERPLPAMQGLEAESRVISLGTFSKTLFPSLRLAWMVVPPALVEALGRARSVLDGHSALLPQAITAEFIQQGHFASHLRLMRQLYHSRRDVLLQQLHTRCADWLTPLPAAGGLQLTVKLWQDNEAGLTDKGRAIGLQLPRLSPLYAGETRQPGWILGFAALTPGEIVAACDKLVMLLSRDGQSAR